One Citricoccus sp. K5 DNA window includes the following coding sequences:
- a CDS encoding hemolysin III family protein produces the protein MDPEHPEFKPRLRGMSHAVMAPLTLVAGIVLVALAPTAGLKWASAIYALTGLLLFSVSAVYHLVQWSPQVALVLKRIDHTNIMLVIAGTYTPLAVALLPEDKATLLLAGVWIGALAGVAFRVFWTSAPRWLYTPVYILLGLAALLYIGDFFAAQAAAAVLVCVGGACYIIGAVFYALKKPNFHREWFGFHELFHAFTIGGFVCHYIAIVLAVLQV, from the coding sequence ATGGATCCCGAGCATCCCGAATTCAAGCCCCGGCTCCGAGGCATGAGCCACGCCGTCATGGCGCCGCTCACCCTGGTCGCCGGGATCGTCCTGGTGGCCCTGGCCCCCACAGCGGGCCTGAAGTGGGCCAGCGCGATCTACGCGCTGACCGGCCTCCTGCTGTTCTCCGTCTCGGCCGTCTACCACCTCGTGCAGTGGTCACCGCAGGTCGCCCTCGTGCTGAAGCGCATCGACCACACCAACATCATGCTGGTCATCGCCGGCACCTACACGCCCCTGGCCGTGGCCCTCCTGCCGGAGGACAAGGCCACGCTCCTGCTGGCCGGCGTCTGGATCGGCGCGCTGGCCGGCGTCGCCTTCCGCGTCTTCTGGACCTCGGCTCCGCGCTGGCTCTACACCCCGGTCTACATCCTGCTGGGACTGGCGGCCCTGCTGTACATCGGCGACTTCTTCGCGGCCCAGGCCGCTGCCGCCGTCCTGGTCTGCGTGGGCGGCGCGTGCTACATCATCGGCGCCGTGTTCTATGCGCTGAAGAAACCCAACTTCCACCGCGAGTGGTTCGGCTTCCACGAACTGTTCCACGCCTTCACCATCGGCGGCTTCGTCTGTCACTACATCGCGATCGTGCTGGCGGTCCTGCAGGTGTGA
- a CDS encoding rhomboid family intramembrane serine protease, with the protein MSEPVKRPSSRRHVIDQLRSYPLWIQRALPVLGLVVVMWVLEIIDLFLGGRLNQFGIQPLDPAGLPGILFAPLLHSGFGHLLSNTLPFLVMGAMIAWLTRKWWLITAGIWLVGGVGTWLIGGMGTNHIGASVIVYGYAAFLVTYGILSRRFTAIAAAVVVVLLYGGIVWGFLPINPRVSWQGHLAGAAAGVVVAFADTRQARRDLRERRNDALVP; encoded by the coding sequence ATGTCCGAACCCGTGAAACGCCCCTCGTCACGCCGCCACGTCATCGACCAGCTGCGGTCCTACCCCCTGTGGATCCAGCGCGCCCTGCCCGTGCTCGGACTCGTGGTGGTCATGTGGGTACTGGAGATCATCGACCTGTTCCTCGGCGGCCGGCTCAACCAGTTCGGGATCCAGCCACTCGACCCGGCAGGACTGCCCGGCATCCTGTTCGCACCGCTGCTGCACTCCGGATTCGGCCACCTGCTCTCCAACACCCTGCCCTTCCTGGTGATGGGGGCCATGATCGCCTGGCTGACCCGCAAGTGGTGGCTGATCACGGCCGGCATCTGGCTCGTTGGCGGTGTCGGCACATGGTTGATCGGCGGCATGGGGACCAACCACATCGGCGCGTCCGTCATCGTCTACGGCTATGCGGCCTTCCTGGTGACCTACGGGATCCTGTCCCGGCGGTTCACGGCGATCGCGGCCGCCGTGGTGGTGGTACTGCTCTACGGAGGGATCGTCTGGGGTTTCCTGCCGATCAACCCGCGCGTCTCCTGGCAGGGGCACCTCGCTGGCGCTGCTGCCGGTGTGGTGGTGGCATTCGCCGACACCCGGCAGGCGCGCCGTGACCTGCGCGAGCGCCGCAACGATGCGCTGGTGCCATAG
- a CDS encoding YoaK family protein produces the protein MLPWISRYALLLSGPRRTPLFDRHLAFLLVVIAGALNSVGFVVVGLYTSHMTGVTASAADNIVTANWGMVGAGVLSIVFFVLGAMSCTVLFTWGRRRRLSSRYANVLTLEGLLILLMGLFAGTVDGPGYEEVLVAPLCFTMGLQNALITKIRDFPVRTTHVTGMVTDIAVELGRLVYRNGDQVGVMADKEKLGVLSTLVGLFFVGGVVGTLGYWWLGLNVLMVGACLILLASLPPVLRDALGRGTRFTQRVRVST, from the coding sequence ATGCTGCCTTGGATCTCCCGTTACGCCCTGTTGCTCTCCGGACCACGACGCACCCCACTGTTCGATCGCCATCTGGCCTTCCTCTTGGTGGTGATCGCCGGAGCCCTCAATTCGGTGGGCTTCGTGGTGGTGGGCCTCTACACCTCGCACATGACCGGTGTGACCGCTTCGGCGGCTGACAATATCGTCACCGCGAACTGGGGCATGGTCGGCGCCGGTGTGCTGAGCATCGTGTTCTTCGTGCTCGGAGCCATGAGCTGCACCGTGCTCTTCACGTGGGGCCGGCGTCGGCGTCTGTCCAGCCGCTATGCGAACGTCCTGACCCTCGAGGGGCTGCTGATCCTGCTCATGGGGTTGTTCGCCGGCACGGTGGACGGTCCCGGCTACGAGGAGGTGCTGGTGGCGCCGTTGTGTTTCACCATGGGACTGCAGAACGCGCTCATCACCAAGATCCGCGACTTTCCCGTCCGCACCACCCATGTCACCGGCATGGTCACCGATATCGCCGTGGAGCTCGGGCGGCTGGTCTACCGCAACGGTGACCAGGTCGGCGTCATGGCTGACAAGGAGAAACTGGGCGTGCTCAGTACCCTCGTCGGACTCTTCTTCGTGGGCGGAGTCGTCGGAACCCTCGGGTACTGGTGGCTCGGGCTCAACGTCCTCATGGTCGGCGCCTGCCTCATCCTGTTGGCGTCGCTTCCGCCGGTCCTCCGCGACGCGCTGGGCCGTGGGACCCGATTCACCCAGCGGGTCCGGGTCTCGACGTGA
- a CDS encoding PhoH family protein translates to MSVGEKSYVLDTSVLLSDPRAVLRFAEHEVILPIVVISELEKKRDDPDLGYYARKALRLLDELRIEHGTLNTPIPLGTEGGSLRVELNHISVDVLPHGFRSADNDSRILAVAKNFADEGRDVTVVSKDLPMRVKASAMGLQADEYRNELVKDSGWSGTAEVMATEQEISALYDNEPVALSETDGLPVNTGLVITSPRGSALGRVDRHGNTQVVRGDRDVFGLHGRSAEQRLAIDMLLDPSVGIVSLGGRAGTGKSALALCAGLEAVMERREHRKVVVFRPLYAVGGQELGYLPGSENEKMNPWGQAVYDTLGALVSTEVLDEVVDRGMLEVMPLTHIRGRSLHDSWVIVDEAQSLEKNVLLTVMSRMGQNSKIILTHDVAQRDNLRVGRHDGIAAVVETLKGQPLFGHVTLNRSERSPIAALVTELLEDASI, encoded by the coding sequence ATGAGCGTGGGTGAGAAGTCCTACGTGCTGGACACGTCCGTGCTGTTGTCCGATCCCCGGGCGGTCCTGCGCTTCGCCGAACACGAGGTCATCCTGCCGATCGTGGTCATCTCCGAGCTGGAGAAGAAGAGGGACGACCCGGACCTGGGGTATTACGCCCGAAAGGCACTGCGACTGCTGGACGAACTGCGGATCGAGCACGGCACCCTGAATACCCCGATCCCTCTCGGCACGGAGGGCGGCTCTCTGCGGGTGGAACTCAACCACATCTCCGTGGACGTGCTGCCGCACGGTTTCCGGAGCGCGGACAACGATTCCCGGATCCTCGCCGTCGCCAAGAACTTCGCGGACGAGGGCCGGGACGTCACGGTGGTGTCCAAGGACCTGCCGATGCGCGTGAAGGCCTCCGCCATGGGCCTGCAGGCCGATGAGTACCGCAATGAGCTGGTGAAGGACTCCGGCTGGTCCGGCACGGCGGAGGTCATGGCCACGGAGCAGGAGATCAGTGCCCTGTATGACAACGAGCCGGTGGCCCTGTCGGAGACCGACGGTCTGCCCGTCAACACCGGCCTGGTGATCACCTCCCCGCGGGGCTCTGCGCTGGGGCGCGTGGACCGGCATGGCAACACCCAGGTGGTGCGCGGGGATCGGGACGTCTTCGGCCTGCACGGGCGGTCCGCTGAGCAGCGGCTGGCCATCGATATGTTGCTGGACCCCTCCGTCGGGATCGTCTCGCTCGGCGGACGGGCCGGCACCGGCAAGTCCGCCCTGGCCCTGTGCGCCGGGCTGGAGGCCGTGATGGAACGCCGGGAGCATCGCAAGGTCGTGGTGTTCCGCCCGCTGTACGCCGTCGGTGGCCAGGAACTCGGCTACCTGCCCGGCTCCGAGAACGAGAAGATGAATCCCTGGGGTCAGGCCGTGTATGACACCCTCGGCGCGCTGGTCTCCACGGAGGTCCTGGATGAGGTGGTGGACCGCGGCATGCTCGAGGTCATGCCGCTGACCCATATCCGCGGCCGTTCCCTGCACGATTCCTGGGTGATCGTGGACGAGGCCCAGTCCCTGGAGAAGAACGTCCTGCTGACGGTGATGAGCCGTATGGGACAGAACTCCAAGATCATCCTCACCCACGACGTCGCCCAGCGGGACAACCTCCGGGTGGGCCGTCATGACGGGATCGCCGCCGTGGTCGAGACCCTGAAGGGCCAACCGCTGTTCGGCCATGTCACGCTGAACCGCTCGGAGCGCTCGCCGATCGCCGCGCTCGTGACGGAGTTGCTGGAGGACGCCAGCATCTGA
- a CDS encoding isoprenyl transferase, with translation MNLPNVLYSFYERRLASSLDREKLPRHIGVVLDGNRRWAKASGATTADGHQAGAEKIHEFLGWCDEFGIKVVTLYMLSTDNMGRPPEELSQLVGIIGNTLKRLGDGLANGHRVRVQAVGAPDLLPAGLAETLTDLQARTADAEGVHVNVAVGYGGRREIVDAVKELLLEADAAGHSAAAVAGELSDEQISGRLYTRGQPDPDLVIRTSGEQRLSGFLMWQSAYSEFYFCEALWPDFRRVDFVRALRDFASRQRRFGS, from the coding sequence ATGAACCTCCCGAACGTCCTCTACAGCTTCTATGAGCGCCGCCTGGCCTCCAGCCTCGACCGCGAGAAGCTGCCCCGGCACATCGGGGTGGTGCTGGACGGCAATCGGCGCTGGGCCAAGGCCTCGGGGGCGACGACGGCGGACGGTCACCAGGCCGGCGCTGAGAAGATCCACGAGTTCCTCGGCTGGTGTGACGAGTTCGGTATCAAGGTCGTCACCCTGTACATGCTGTCCACGGACAACATGGGCCGCCCTCCGGAGGAACTGTCCCAGCTGGTGGGGATCATCGGCAACACCCTGAAGCGCCTCGGGGACGGGCTGGCCAACGGTCACCGGGTACGGGTCCAGGCCGTCGGCGCCCCGGACCTGCTGCCGGCCGGGTTGGCCGAGACCCTGACCGACCTCCAGGCGCGGACCGCCGATGCCGAGGGCGTCCACGTGAACGTGGCCGTGGGCTACGGAGGGCGCCGGGAGATCGTGGATGCCGTCAAGGAGCTCCTGCTGGAGGCGGACGCAGCGGGCCACTCCGCTGCCGCCGTTGCCGGTGAGCTCAGCGACGAGCAGATCTCCGGCCGCCTCTACACGCGTGGACAACCGGACCCCGACCTGGTGATCCGCACCTCCGGGGAGCAGCGGTTGTCCGGGTTCCTGATGTGGCAGTCCGCCTACTCCGAGTTCTACTTCTGCGAGGCCCTCTGGCCTGACTTCCGCCGCGTGGACTTCGTCCGCGCCCTCCGGGACTTCGCCTCCCGCCAGCGCCGCTTCGGCTCCTGA